In Gimesia panareensis, the genomic window TGGACAGCTCTACGTCAGCGGAATGAAAGGCTGGGTCACCAATGCGGTCCGGGATGGATGCCTGCAACGGGTGCGTTACACCGGCCAACCTGTTGATCTTCCGACCGCCGTCAAGACGATGCAGAATGGAATCGCTCTGACATTCACAAACCCTTTGGAACGAAATGCAGCAGAAAATCCGGATAATTATGCGATCGAACAGTGGAATTATCTCTGGTCGCAAAACTATGGATCGCCAGAATACCGTGTCTCCGCCCCTCAGGTCGAGGGCCGTGATGAAGTAGAAGTCCTTTCTGCAACCTTACTGCCCGACCAACGTACCGTCTTCCTGGAACTCCCGTCTGTAAAACCAGTGATGCAGATGGGCATTTCTTACCATCTCTCTTCTGTAACCGGCAGGAATTTGAAACAGACTTACTATCACACGATCAATGCCGTATCCAGTCAGAAAATGGATTCGGAACAATTGACCCGACGCAAGAAAAGTCGACTGCTGACACTCACACAACGCCAGCAGTTAAAACCGGGTATCCTCTGGAAGTTCAAACAACAGCATCCCCAATCAACTGTCGACTCCGACGCACGCTCTGCCAGAATGCTGGCTCTCTCGGTCGACGCAGATCGGCCTGCAACACCCTTCCTGAAACCCGGTCCATTTTCTGCCACAGCGGAAGGTTTCCTGCGCGTCCCCCTGTCCGGAGAGTATTATTTCAGCCTGGAAGGAATCGGGGAGTGCCGCCTGACCATCAATCAAAAAACAATCCTGCAATCAGAGAAAACGGACTTTAAGAAACTGGCTCCTGCTGCCATCAAACTTGAAAAGGGCTATAACCAGCTTCGTCTGGACTATCAGAGTCCTCTCGAAGGTCCAGCCCGGTTGCGCCTCCTCTGGAAAGGGGCCCAGTTCGCAACCGAACCCGTTCCCCCCACCATTTTGACCCACATGGGAAATGATCCACTCATCCTGAAAATGCAACAGGTCAGAGCAGGGCGGGAATTATTCGCCAGCTATCGGTGTCTCTCCTGCCATACCGTCGAGTCCGAACGGTCGGGGGTCCGGCTCTTTGTCTCAGAAAACCATCCTTTCTCTCATGACGCTGCAATCATGCCTGAGTTAAACCAGTCCCCACCTGAGCTGGTGAATATCGGCAATCGGGTCAGCAAACGCTGGCTGTTTCACTGGCTGCGGAATCCGCACAGCTTGAAACCAGAGGCTCGTATGCCACACTTGCTGGGGGATCCCGATTCGAAACAGGCGGTACAGCAGGCAGCGGATTTAACCGCCTGGTTTGTGTCTCAGGCTACTCAACCGATGCGTCCGTCCTCATCAGCTGCCTTCAACTTCGAAACGATCGATCCTGAACAGCTCATCCAAACTGGCGCTCAACATTACGAAGAACTGGGCTGCATCAATTGCCATCATTTTGAAACAGACCCTACCCAGGCTGACGACTACCAGCGACGCTCACTGGCTCTGATCAAACGCAAATTCAGTTTTTCTCAACTGGCTCGCTTTCTACAAACACCACATGCGCATCACCGCTGGAGCCGGATGCCTGATTTTCAATTGACGTCAACAGAAGCTGCGGGCCTGGCTGCCTATCTGATCGACAGTTCGCAAGGCAAAATCCCCAATGCGATGATTCCTCCCGCTGGATCTGCAGCACGCGGGAGGCAGTTGTATTTCGAAACCCTGGGTTGTGCCCGCTGCCATGGTCCCTTACAGGAAAACCGCAAGTTGCAGACGGTCAAACGGACTCCGCTCCCTCTCCGGAATCTCTCTACAGGTTGCCTGGCTGATTCGCACAAGGCCGATTCCCGGACACCACATTTCCAACTCAGTGCCTTCGAGAAGGAAGCAATCAGAAGTTTACTGAGATTCGGGACGGATTCACTGGCGCAGCACAACGACTCTGAAATCTCAACCCGATGGACGCGGGCATTGAACTGTGCTGCCTGTCATCATCGTGATGCAGACTCCAGTCCCCGTGGAATAATTGTCGTTGAGGAAGGCGCATCCGGACTGCCCCCCGCACCGCTGCCTTCTTTGACCTGGGCGGGAGAAAAATTGAAACCGGACTGGCTGCAGTCCTTCATTGCCGGCGAACTCAAATGGAGACCTCGTCCCTGGCTGAAATCCCGGATGCCTCACTTTCCAGCTCATGCACAACTCCTGACCGCCGGTCTGAGAGCAGAACATGGACTGTCTCCGCAAACGCCGCCAGATTCAAGCAGAGAACAGAAACCGGAAACAGCCCCCCAGCTGCAATTGGGCCGGCAATTGATCAACAAACAAGCCCTCGACTGTCGGCAGTGCCATGGCATTGGTGATCAATATCCTTCCGGAGATGACAAGACCAGGATCGCTCCCGGAATCAACTTTGTACATATTCGGGAGCGACTGACTCCCGAGTATTATCACCGGTTTGTATTGGATCCACCCCGGTTTGATATTTCGACGAAAATGCCCAAACTGTCTGCGGACGGTCAAACCACAAAAATTTCCACGATTCTGAACGGTAATGCTGATCGGCAGTTCCAGGCGATCTGGCAATATATTCAGAGCCTCCAGGAACCGCCACGCGACTTCCGACTGAAACCGGCCCCCAACGATAAAAAATCCGATTAATCCCAGGTGCCTTTTGAGGGCAGGTTGTTAAAATTCTTCCGGCATCTGTTTTTGACTGTGACTTGTAATCAGGATTGCCTTTCAATGCCGCGGTATATTCGCACGGTACATGGTTCCCGGGACTCTTCTCTCAAGCTGCGTCTGGTGGTAGCAGCAGGAATTGCCTTATTCTCGTTGATTTCGTTTCTGATGAAATCGGATGTGAATGAAATCACGGGAGAAAGCCAACATGTTGCGCTGACCGAACAACAGGAAATCGCATTGGGATTACAGGCCCTCCCGGCCATCCTGGACCAGCACCATGGCGAGCATCCGGACCGGGAAGCCCAGGCATATGTCGACCGGGTTGGTGAGAAACTGCTGGCCAGTTTGAACGCCTCTTTACGCAAACAGGGGCGCAGTAACCCCTATCGCTTTGACTTTCACCTGCTCAACGACAATCAGGTCATCAATGCCTTTGCTTTGCCCGGCGGCCAGATTTTTATTACCGCGGGACTCTTCAGACAACTGGAGACAGAAGGCCAGCTGGCAGGTGTGCTGGGTCATGAAATGGGGCATGTCCTTTCCCGACACGGTGCACAACATATGGCTCAGCAGGAATTCACTCAGGGGCTGGTGGGCGCTGCCGGTGTCGCAGGCGGGGATGCCAGCAGTGCCCGGATGGCACAAATGATCGGCTCGATGATCAACATGAAATACAGTCGCAGTGATGAACTGGAATCCGACCGCTGGGGAATTAAACTGATGGTCATGGCTGGCTATGATCCTTATGCGATGACGGGGGTCATGGAAATCCTGCAACGCGCGGCTGGAGGAGGGAGGCAACCAGAAATTTTCAGCACCCACCCCGATCCGGGAAACCGGAGTCAACGTATCCGAGACTTCATCCAACGGACCTGGCCACAGGGTCTCCCGGCCAACCTGGAACCTTAAAACCAGTTGAAACAACGAGCGCCCGCTCCCTGGTCCGCTTCAGGTTCCCCGGACAGACTGAACAAAACATTCACCAGAAACAGAATAGTCAATTGACTTTAGATGGGGATAAGTTATGATGTTAATAGAACAGGCTTGCGATACGATTAGTATTGACGCTGTAAGAAGGTTTTGATAAACACTACTTACTAAGCAATCTCTGGTAAGCCGTTTTTCACTGAGGATCTCTCCCGCTTTTGAGATCAGTTTTCTAATGCCCAGTGTTTTGTAATTCACTGGTAACCTATTTGCTTTAAAGTGAGTTGAGTCGTTTCCAGCGGGCCACCAGTTCCTCAACAGCACTATTTCCTGAATCAATTCAGGAGACGCTTTTCTTGAAAGTAACTTCTCTTTCATAGATGCACTTAAAGATACGTTGAGTATCTGCCCCCGTTGCAGAACAGCCAGACATTCTGCCGGTCTTCTGTAAGACGAATCTGTAAGATTTGAGCCTGACATTTTTGTTAGCGATTGAGCCGGCTCAAGGATTGGATCTGTTTTTCTACTTCAATCCTGTGCTGTCTGCGGACGAAATAAATTGACTTTATTTGACGATTAAAACATTTAAAAGTTCCGTATTAGCAACCATTTATCGGTTGACGGAGCGTGTTTGAAACGATTGAATTTCTAGTATCAGTTTTTGACCATAATTTTTGCCTGAAAGGATATCGGCAAGACGATCACCTAAACAGTGGCTTGAGCTGACAGGCATTCCAAGTTCCCTGTTCTCAACGCCAGGGTTTCATCGCTTTCAGTTTAAAAAGTGATGACCCTCCTTATCCGGGAAGATACAGGCCAAGACGGCCGAGTCCTCAAGCGGGCGAACGATTTCCCTGTGTGAATCTTTCTTCATGAGATTAAGACCGGGCCAGCTTCGTATGCGATGGCCCATGTCGGTTTCCGCTGAATTAAGAATCGGCACATTCAGAAGAATGCCAGCAGCTTTTCAGTCTCCCTGTAGGCTTCGCGCTGTCAATGATCTGTTTTTAAACCATGAATCGAACGCGTCGTATCATGTTTGTGCCGTAGTTGTGTCTCAAATTACTTCGTTACTTCTTTATAAGCATTTGGTGTTTCTGTATGGCTGCAAAGAGTTCTGAAACTTCAGACAAACCAAAATCTACCCGTCGAAAAACTACCAGGACACGCAAAAAAGCGGAAAAACCTGCCGAGGACACT contains:
- a CDS encoding M48 family metalloprotease, producing the protein MPRYIRTVHGSRDSSLKLRLVVAAGIALFSLISFLMKSDVNEITGESQHVALTEQQEIALGLQALPAILDQHHGEHPDREAQAYVDRVGEKLLASLNASLRKQGRSNPYRFDFHLLNDNQVINAFALPGGQIFITAGLFRQLETEGQLAGVLGHEMGHVLSRHGAQHMAQQEFTQGLVGAAGVAGGDASSARMAQMIGSMINMKYSRSDELESDRWGIKLMVMAGYDPYAMTGVMEILQRAAGGGRQPEIFSTHPDPGNRSQRIRDFIQRTWPQGLPANLEP